A DNA window from Acetobacter aceti NBRC 14818 contains the following coding sequences:
- a CDS encoding amino acid permease, with amino-acid sequence MAEQNNAVSTLQENGLKNRHIMMIALGGVIGAGLFVGSSAAIAATGPAILLGFLMVGILIFMIMRMLGEMVIADPGRGSFVEYIRKAHGDHVGFTSGWLYWFFWVVVLGSEAIAGAMLLQDWINLPVWVLSLGLIILLQLINFAAPRIFGECEFWLSGIKVLSILLFVGISLLYVFHIFGPGVPAAENFLGHGGFFPHGFISVLSLIPTILFTMMGSEIATVAAAESSEPGKNVARVTRSVGIRVTLFYLASVTMILLVIPWTSVVAGKSPFVTAMDAMGIPGAGLITRIVILSAVLSCLNSSMYITSRILTELADKGDAPAILTRNSTAEAPRLAILVSSIAGAVVAFSSILAPKTVFAFLLNCSGGLILLIYCLIASSYIVARHLARKDGTEKENFALPLFPVINYITIGAVVLVFIAMLIDPEERMTALSSLLTAVGCYILARIFASKAT; translated from the coding sequence ATGGCGGAGCAGAATAACGCAGTGAGCACGCTACAGGAAAACGGCCTGAAAAACCGACACATTATGATGATTGCGCTTGGCGGCGTCATTGGGGCTGGTCTGTTTGTCGGAAGCAGCGCTGCGATTGCGGCAACCGGTCCCGCCATCCTTCTGGGTTTCCTTATGGTCGGCATCCTGATCTTCATGATCATGCGCATGCTCGGGGAAATGGTGATCGCCGATCCGGGACGTGGATCCTTTGTGGAATATATCCGCAAGGCTCACGGCGACCACGTTGGGTTTACATCTGGCTGGCTCTACTGGTTCTTCTGGGTTGTCGTTCTGGGTAGTGAAGCCATTGCCGGCGCCATGCTGCTACAGGACTGGATCAATCTGCCTGTCTGGGTTCTGTCTCTCGGTCTGATCATCCTGCTTCAGCTGATCAATTTCGCCGCTCCCCGCATCTTTGGTGAATGCGAATTCTGGCTGTCCGGCATCAAGGTTCTCAGCATTCTGCTTTTTGTCGGCATTTCCCTGCTGTACGTTTTCCACATCTTCGGTCCGGGCGTGCCTGCTGCTGAAAATTTTCTTGGCCATGGGGGCTTTTTCCCACATGGCTTCATTTCTGTTCTTTCCCTGATCCCGACCATTCTGTTCACCATGATGGGTTCGGAAATCGCGACTGTCGCTGCAGCTGAATCGTCTGAGCCCGGCAAGAATGTCGCCCGGGTGACGCGCAGCGTCGGCATCCGCGTCACGCTGTTCTATCTTGCTTCCGTCACCATGATCCTGCTCGTTATTCCGTGGACCAGTGTTGTCGCAGGAAAGTCTCCTTTCGTGACCGCGATGGATGCAATGGGTATTCCCGGCGCTGGTCTTATTACCCGCATTGTCATCCTGAGTGCGGTTCTATCGTGCCTTAACTCAAGCATGTACATCACCTCCCGCATTCTGACGGAACTAGCCGACAAGGGTGACGCACCCGCTATCCTCACCCGCAATTCGACAGCTGAAGCCCCTCGCCTCGCCATTCTGGTGAGCAGCATCGCAGGAGCGGTCGTCGCCTTCTCATCCATCCTCGCACCAAAAACGGTTTTCGCTTTTCTGCTGAACTGTAGTGGTGGCCTGATCCTGCTGATCTACTGCCTGATCGCCTCTTCCTATATCGTTGCGCGTCATCTGGCTCGTAAGGATGGAACGGAAAAAGAGAACTTCGCGCTGCCGCTGTTTCCTGTGATCAACTACATCACGATCGGCGCTGTGGTTCTGGTGTTCATCGCCATGCTGATCGATCCTGAAGAGCGTATGACGGCGCTCAGTTCTCTGCTGACTGCTGTAGGATGCTACATTCTGGCGAGAATTTTCGCCAGCAAGGCAACATGA